The following are encoded in a window of Roseivirga misakiensis genomic DNA:
- a CDS encoding glycosyltransferase, whose amino-acid sequence MNTIICHSFPAWDTPYIKSTLELMTRLTKENRVILVDYHYTWKDVFFNRYAPKKRVMGLANKWRNIKTNFGTIEVYSSPPVLPTNWINNQRVLRLFNRMNAWVLKRSIRSITKKVNPEKTTLINAFNPEFGLLTQPYWKAKKTFYYCYDEISGTTWSGKHGPSYEEEFIKTADGVICTSQHLKDQKSKLNENCYLVPNGVNLDVFKTVVPNKKRSYTLGYAGAIDDRIDFNLISRLAQSFHLYEHHFFGPIKTNLPQMPANVHFHGAINQELLPEKLNMLDACLIPFVKNELTKAIYPLKINEYLALGKPVISTDFADLSDFEKLISIADGPAEFIALTQKEIQYNNRLKGQKRIEFAKKNSWPDRARQFNKVIHQSD is encoded by the coding sequence ATGAATACTATCATCTGCCATTCATTTCCCGCCTGGGATACACCTTACATCAAATCTACTTTAGAGCTGATGACGCGGCTAACTAAGGAGAACCGGGTAATTTTGGTAGATTATCATTATACATGGAAAGATGTGTTTTTCAATCGCTATGCCCCGAAGAAAAGAGTGATGGGATTAGCCAACAAATGGAGAAATATCAAAACCAATTTTGGCACTATAGAAGTCTATAGTTCACCACCAGTATTACCAACTAACTGGATTAACAATCAAAGGGTTTTAAGATTATTCAATCGGATGAATGCATGGGTTTTAAAAAGAAGTATCCGATCTATTACCAAAAAAGTGAACCCTGAAAAAACTACATTAATCAATGCATTTAATCCTGAGTTCGGCCTATTAACTCAGCCTTACTGGAAGGCAAAAAAGACATTTTACTACTGTTATGATGAGATTTCTGGAACTACCTGGTCTGGAAAACATGGCCCTAGCTATGAAGAAGAGTTTATCAAAACTGCAGATGGGGTTATTTGTACAAGCCAACATTTAAAAGACCAAAAATCTAAATTGAACGAGAATTGTTATTTGGTTCCTAATGGCGTGAATCTCGACGTCTTCAAAACGGTAGTACCAAATAAAAAACGTAGCTATACCTTGGGTTATGCAGGAGCTATTGATGATCGGATAGACTTTAATTTGATTAGTCGACTTGCCCAATCCTTCCACTTGTATGAACACCACTTTTTCGGGCCGATCAAAACTAACCTTCCACAAATGCCAGCTAATGTTCACTTCCACGGAGCGATAAACCAAGAGTTACTACCTGAAAAATTGAACATGTTAGACGCGTGCCTGATTCCTTTTGTGAAAAATGAATTAACCAAAGCCATTTACCCCTTGAAAATCAACGAATATTTAGCGCTTGGTAAACCAGTGATTAGCACTGACTTTGCCGATCTATCTGATTTCGAAAAATTGATCAGCATAGCCGATGGCCCAGCAGAATTCATCGCTTTAACTCAAAAAGAAATCCAGTATAACAACAGGTTAAAGGGACAAAAACGCATTGAGTTCGCCAAAAAGAATTCTTGGCCCGATCGAGCACGCCAGTTTAACAAGGTGATCCACCAATCTGACTGA